A segment of the Acidimicrobiia bacterium genome:
GACGGAACCCCGTTGATCTTGCCCGGCGTACGAGATCGCGGTCTTGGCCGCCAGGTCGAAGATCGATCCCTTGCCGTCTGCATCTGCTCGGGCTTTGGCAGTGTTGAAGACCTTCTCGAAGACACGGGGCACCGAGAACACCCAGCGCGGCTTGAAGATGGCGAGTTCCTCAACGAGCTGCGGCACACCGGTCGAATACCCGATCGTGACACCAGTGGTCACGCATCCAAACTGGACGACCTGGGCAAAGCTGTGGGCGAGCGGCAGGAACATCAAGGTCGAGTTGCCCTCGGTGAAGAGATCGTGCAGCTCCTGCATCACCTGGCGGCCGCCCCAGATGAAGTTGTAATGAGTGAGCATGCAGCCCTTCGGTTTCCCGGTAGTACCGGAGGTGTAGATGAGAAGTGCCAGATCGTCGTGCGACACCGAAGCTATGCGTGCGGCGACCTCGCGAACAGCATCATCAGTGGCGGAGTCGGCGAGATCGACGAGGCCGCCGGAGTCGATCACGAACACGGCTTTCAGCCCGTCTGCGGCGCCGTCGACGACGGCTTTGAGCTCATCGTTTTCGCAGAACACCATCATGGCCCCGCTGTCGCTCAAGATCCACTCGACCTGTTCCGGTGATGATGTTTCATAAATCGTCACGGGAACCCCGCCGGCCAACCACACGGCATACTGAGCCAGGGTGAACTCCATCCGGGTACCCGAGTAGATGGCAACCCGATCGCCCTTGTCGAGACCGCCGGCGATCAATCCGGCGGCCATCGCCTCCACCCTCTCGAGCATCTCCCTGGTCGAAACGTTCACGAAGCGGTTCCCGTCCCGATAGGCGAGAGCAGGAGCGTCCGGATGAGACTCGGCCCGGCTGATGAAGGCGGAGACAGCGTTGTCGTCGAACGCAACCGGCGTCTCACCGGGGCTCGTGTACTTCTTCATGACCGTCCTCCCTCGGACCGTGATCGGCAGCGCGGCGCACACCGCGCTCTCGATGCTAGCCAGCGGGAATGGGCCAAACTCAGGCCACCGCGGATGCGACGCGCAGTGCTTCGATGTCGGCCGGAGAAAGCCCGAGCTCGGCCAGTATCTCGTCCGTTTGTGCACCCGGTGGGGACTTCTCGCCTGCGAGCGCACCCGGCGTCCGGGAGAATCGTGGAGCAGGCCCCGGCATCAGACCTTCACCGGTGGTGACGAACAGCCCGCGCGCAACGTTGTGCGGGTGGTGAGGAGCCTCCTCCCAGGACAACACCGGGCTCACACACGCGTCGGTGCCTCCAAACACTGCTTCCCACTCGGCGCGGGTCTTCTTGGCAAACACCAGGGCGAATCGTTCACGTAGGACTGACCATCCCGACCGATCCATCTGCGCCGGCAAGTCGGCTTCGCCCAGGCCGAGCCCGTCCAGCAACTCGGCGTAGAACCGGGGTTCGAGAGCCCCGACCGCCATGTACCCACCGTCCGCCGTCGCATAGGTCGCGTAGAAGGGCGCGCCGCCGTCGAGGAGATTGGCCCCTCGCTCATCCTCCCAGAGCCCAGAAGCTCGCATCTCGTGAAACATCGTCGTCAGCAAGGCGGAGCCGTCGACCATCGACGCATCGACTATCTGCCCGATCCCGGAAACCCGCGCCTCGTGGACTGCGGCCAGCAAACCGACCACCAGAAACATCGCTCCGCCACCGAAATCACCCACCAGGTTGAGGGGAGGCGGAGGTGGACGATCCCCCGAGCCGATCGGCCACAACGCGCCCGATATCGCCAGATAGTCGATGTCGTGCCCGGCCGTGTGGGCAAGTGGACCCTCCTGACCCCAGCCCGTCATCCTCCCGTAGACCAGTCGGGCATTCCGGGCCAGGCACTCTTCCGGGCCTATACCAAGCCTTTCGGCGACACCGGGCCGGAAACCCTCTATCACGACGTCCGCCCTTTCCACCAACCGCATAGCCAGGCCCAATCCGTCGGGATGCTTGAGATCGACGGAGATGCGACGCCGGCCTCTCGCCATGAAACCGGGAATCCAACTCGAGCCGGCCGCGGTTCGATCAACCTGTATTACCTCTGCGCCCATGTCCGCCAGCAGCATCGCCGCGAACGGTGCCGGACCGATCCCGGCGAACTCGACCACGGTGAGGCCGGCCAAAGGTCCCATGTTCAGGAAACCGCACCCGGCTCATCAACGAAGGGATGCAGCTCCAGGTAACCGGAAATCACCGCCTGGATGATGGCGGCCGTCGGAAGGGCGATCACGGCTCCGAGCGCACCGAGCACACCGATGCCGGCAATGGCCGATCCGAACGCCACGGCAGGATGAAGCGACATCGTGCGGGCGGTGATACGCGGCGCAAGTAGATAGTTCTCAATCTGCTGATAGGCGATCAGCACCACCAGCACCCAGAGCGCCTTGACGGGAGACTCGAAGAACGCCGCCAGAACCGGAAGCACAGCGGCTATGTAGGTGCCAACAGCCGGAACGAACTGGGACACGACACCCACCCAGATGGCCAGGGCCAGGGCATTCGGGATGCCGAGTATGCGCAGCGCTATCCATGCAATGAGGGCCGACGCAGCTGCGAGTAGCAGCCGCGAATAGACGTATCCACCGGTCTTCTCGACCGCGATCTCCCATATGCGGAGCATTTCCCGTTGACGGTCGGGGCGGAAGACTCGCAGGACCACCCGCCTGAACTTCGGGCCTTCGGCCACCATGTAGAAAGCGAACAGTGCGACGGTCAGGCCCGTGATTACCGCTCCCAGCAGAGCCGAACCGAAGCCGAGAAGGCCGGATGCCACGTCTGATCCGTAGTCGGAGAGAAGCGCTGCGAAATCAGGGGAACCTCCCTCGAACATCGACTCGGCGATGGTGATATCGAGCCATTCGTCGAGTGCCGAAGTCACCTCGTCGACATAGTCCGGAAGATCCTCGGCGAAGGCGGTGCCTTGATCGACGATGGCCGGAACCATGATGGCGACAAAGGCGACGAAGAGTACGCCGGTGACGATGAACACGATGCCCGTTGCCACTCCGCGACTCCAGCCGCGCCCTGCGAGGTACTTGACGGCGGGTTCGAGGGCAAACGATACGAAGACCGCCATGAGCAAGGCCAGGAACAGCCCGGTCACCCTGGAGAGAAGCCACAGAACCCCTGCCGTCAAGAGGACTGCGGAAATGGCGTACCAGACACCCCGGCGGAACCACCGGGGAACGTTCACGAGTTCGGAATCCGTCATGCACCGCGCAGGATACGGCCTCCGATGCGCCGAAGCGCGGATTCACTTTCCGGGAATGCTGCGTCTGGTGCGGCCGACGGAGAACCAGAAACCGGTCCGTGGAACCTGTTCGGCGGGCCTGGACGCACACGGGTTGCCGGTCCGCGGCCTCTACCCCGGAGGCATCCTGGATCGCGATTCGAAATCGGAGTAGCTTCCTCCAATGCCGCCGGGAGGAGCTGATTTTGGGTAGCAAACCCAGCAAACCGAGCAAGGAATATCGCGCCCGCATCTGGGTCAAGCTCAGCGACGACTTTCTTCCGCATCCTTTGCTGTCGAAGGCCGAGCTCGAAGCCCGTCTCACCGAGGCTCTGGGAGCCGGAACCGACGACTCCCCCATCGCGTCCGTTCAGGTCGACGACCCGAGGTGATGGAGGCGCCTTGCGGACCGGCTAGCGCGGACCCATCCGCGCTCCTGCATCCAGCCTGATCACTTCACCGTTGATCATCGGGTTCTCGAAGACGGCGATGGCCAGATGCGCGAAGTCGTCTGCTGTGCCCAGTCGTCGGGGGAATACGTGCACCTGGGCCAGCGAATCCTTCAGCTCCTGAGGAGCACCGGCCAGCATGGGCGTATCCATGATCCCGGGAGCAATCGTGTTCACGCGGATACCGGTGCCGGCCAGATCACGGGCCAGCGGCAATGTGAGGCCGACGATTCCGCCCTTCGAGGCAGAGTAGGCCGCCTGGCCGACCTGGCCTTCGTAGGCTGCTATCGAGGCCACGTTGATGATGGCGCCGCGTTCTCCGCCCTCGTTCGGTTCATTCCGGCTCATGACGCCGGCGACCCGACGAAGCACATCAAACATTCCGATCAGGTTGACCTCGATGGTGAATCTGAAACGATCGAGCGGAAACAGTTCACCTTCCCTGGTGACTACCCGGTGGGCAGTCACGACTCCGGCCGCGCTGACGAGGAGATCGATCTTGCCGTGGGCCGCCTCGGCCCCGGCTACGGCCCCGGCGACTTGTTCGGTATCGCGCACATCTGCGGGCACAAAGACGGCCCCCGCTCCCATGCTCTCGGCAACTGCCGCGCCGTCCGACGTCGGCAGGTCGAGAATGGCGACCTTGCCGCCTCGCGCCGCCAGCGCTTCAGCCGCACCCCGGCCCAATCCCGATGCTCCACCTGTGACCAATGCAACAGAACCCTCGATACGCACAATCCGCCTCCCTGTACTCGTGGATTTGACGCTACCAGCCGCAGGATCTGCTGAGATAGTCGTCGTATGACAGCCATCGGAATGTTCGATTCCGGGGTGGGCGGGCTCTCGGTACTCCGGGAGACACGCCGGCTTCTCCCCGACAGCCGCATCGTCTATGTGGCCGATCAAGCCTATGGACCCTACGGCGACAGAACCCTGGATGACGTCCGGCAGCGCGCCGATCTCATCACCGAGAGGTTGACGAACGAAGGGGCCGGGATGATCGTGATCGCCTGCCACACGGCATCGGCGGCGGCACTCCACTACCTGCGCGAGCGCCGTCAGCCGCTGCCGGTTGTGGGCATCGAACCGGCCGTCAAACCAGCCGCCGAACGTACGGCTACCCGCACGGTCGGCGTGCTGGCCACTACTGCCACCTTTCAGGGCGAACTGTTCGCGAGCGTCGTGTCCCGGTTTGCGGCCGGAACGAAGGTCATCGCCAGGCCGTGTCCGGGACTCGCCGACCTCGTCGAAACGGGAGCCGAGCGGTCGAAGATCGAACGCGCCGTGCGGGAGCACCTGGAGCCCTTCCGGGGACGCAACGTCGATCAGATCGTTCTCGGGTGCACCCACTACTCGTTCCTGGGCGATCTCATCGCCGAATTGTCGGGGGTCCAGGTGGTGGATCCCGCTCCGGCGGTGGCGGCGCAGGTGGAACGGGTGGCGAGGCAAAACGGTCTAGACCGGGGCGGATCAGCGGCGCTCCGGTTACTGACAACCGGGGACCCGTACTCGTTCCGAGAGCGCGTCACCGCCCTCATCGGTCCAACCGGTGAAGTGGCGGGGATCGACGTCTAGCCGGACTCTTGCTGAGAGCGAAGGTAGTCGGCGACCCGCTCGATCTGGGCTTCAGACAGGTTGAACCCGAAGCCGGGCATCCGCCCCAGGCCGACCGAGATCGTCTGCACAAGGTACGCATCCGGCTGGTCGACGAGATCGCTCCCTGCCCCCAGAGCCGGACCGATTCCTCCGGACAGGTCACCTCCGTGACAGCGACTACAGAGTGTCGAGTAGATCTCAGCTCCGGAGGCGTCCTCTGCCAGGTTCGAAGAGCAACCGGCTGTGATCGTCGCCACCAGGAGAATCGCTGTGATCGTCTTTCTCACACCATCAACCTTCCGCCAGCATCACGCCGGCCTCGACCAGTAAGGATACGACAACACCTGCGACCAGCACCCCGACCGCAATCAGGGCCAAAGCTCGCCGCCGCTCTACTCCGAATACGAACGCAGCCAGAGAACCGGACCAAGCACCCGTGACGGGGAGAGGAATGGCCACGAAGGCGACCAGAGCCAGATCGCGGAGGCGATCAAACCTGGCAGTGTGGCGTTTGCGGGTGTGCGAGAACAACCTCTCGAGAAACCGGTGCAACCACGACCAGTGGGCTTCCGCCCATGAGGTAACGGGCCCCAGGAGCCACAGGATGAACGGAACCGGCAGCAGATTACCGAGCACCGACCAGAAGAGAGCCGGCAGCAGACTCCATTCGAGCACTCCCCTGGCGAAGGGAATGGCCAGTCGCAGTTCGGTGATCGGCAACGCAGCCAGGAGCATTACCGCGACCGGTTCCGGTATCGGAAGACTCTCGACCCACTGTTGTATCTCTTCACGCACGGCCGATGAGTATGGCACGTCTCGGAGGTCGGGCCGGCGGCGAAGGATATCGATTGACGGCCAATTCGCCGGGGCGTAGGATCACCGAGGGAACCCGGCCCGGCCGGTTTCCTGCCACGCAACCCTCATTACCCGGGGTCGTGAGGACGGGTTATCCCTGGCGCCGTGCTCAACACTACGACCCCAACGGAGGCTCCGGTCAACCCCCCTTGCCGGAGCCTCCGCCATAGGAAACCGCCCGCACTCGCATTTCCCGGAAAACCTCAGCGTGAAATGGCGGTCGCTCTCTCGGCCGACCATTGGTTCGGTCTCTTGGCAAGCTCGGGATTCTCCCCCCACTTCGGCCGCCCAAAGAGAATCGCAGCAGCAATCTCTTCTGCAGGCACGAAATAGCTGCCGGCTCTGATCTCCTGAGCGAGTTCATCGAGCCGGCGCTGCCACCAACTGAGGCTTACGTCTTCCGCCATTACAGAAACCCATCGGCACGGGGAGTGTCCATATTGACAGAAATCTCACTAAAAGCGGTATTTCTCCGTGATTTGTGCCAGAACGGCCCGGGCAATGTCTTCAGGAGTGACGAAATACTCGCCTGCGTCGATCCGCGCCTTGAGGTAGCGGACGTACTCCGCACGGCCTTCGGGCGAGGTCATCGGACTGAGCCGCGGCGTCTCCTCTTCGGTTGGATCGGCCATCGCAGGAAAATAGCAGCCGCCGGGCCCCGCCTCACACCGAGAACCGAACCAGAACCACGTCACCCTCGGACATCGTGTACGCCTTGCCTTCGACCTTCACGATCCCGGATGCTTTCGCGGCATCCCAGCCCCCTGCCTCGATCACGTCGTCGATAGGCGCGATCTCGGCACGAATGAAGCCGCGTTCGAGATCCGAATGGATCTTCCCGGCCGCCTCCGGAGCCTTGGCGCCCACCCGAACGGTCCAGGCATGAGCTTCCTTGGGCCCGAGTGTGTAGAACGACTGAACACCGAGGGCCGAGTAGGAGGCCCGGACCATGCGGCTCAACGCACCTTCCCCCAGCCCCAGTCCTTCGAATAGCTCGGCTCTGTCTTCGGGGTCGAGTTGGGCGGCTTCCTCCTCGAGTAGCGCGGACACCACGACAACGATGTCACCTTCCGGCACGACCTCCTCAACCGCATTGGCCAACGAGACCGCATCTGCATCCTCTGCCGCGTTGATCACCCAGACTGCCGGCTTCATCGTGAGCGGAGCCAGGTCACGGAAGGCCCTGATCGCATCCGGCTCCCATTTGTGCTGCCGGAGAGCCTCACCGGCCTCCAGCACCGCCGTGGCCGACGCGATCGAGTCGGCCGCCCCGCGTTTGGAGGGATCCGCGGTTGCCTCCTTGGCGATCTTGGCCTTGCGGCGGTCAAACACATCGAAGTCGGCAAGGGCCAGCTCGAGGAGCAGTTCTTGGGCCTGTGCGACGGGGTCGACGCCGGATTCCTCATCCGGTACCCCGGGATCCTCAAAGGCTCTCAGCACGACTGCGAGCGCCTCTACATCGCGGAGCCGGCCGAGGAACTGACCGGCAAGGCCGCCCCCGTGACCCGGTTTGGCCAGAGCAGGAACGTCCAGAAGCTCCAGCTGCGCGTGCACGATCTTGGCAGAGCTCTCGACGGCGGCCGCCCGTTCCAACTTCTCGTCCGGAACCGCCGCCACTCCCACATTCGGCTCGGTTGTTGAGAACGGATGCGGGGCGGTCGGGGCCCTCAAGCCGGTCAACGCGTTGAACAGGGTGGTTTTGCCGACGTTTGGGAAACCGAGGATGCCGATCTTTGCCACGGCGGGCGAGTGTAGCCGGGGCGGGCACGGATCAAGTCGAAGGCGTATCGTGGGGAACTCGAAAGGATGCTCAATGAATATGGCCGTAATCGGAGCGGGTTCTTGGGGTACAACGGTGGCGGCGCTCGCAGCTCGCAGACAGCCGGTCACATTGTGGGCACGACGACCTGAACTCGCCGACGCGATCAACCATGGGGAGAACCCGGACTATCTCGCCGGGTTCCGCCTCCCCTACGGCCTGCGCGCCTCGACCGACCTCGAACATGCCGTGTCGGCGGTTGAGGTCATCGTCATGGCGGTACCTTCGCACGGCTATCGGGCGGTCATGAGCGATCTGGCTTCGTTCGTCGACGACGACACGCCGATACTGAGCCTCACCAAGGGAATCGAGCAAGAGTCCCTGAAACGAATGAGCGAGGTGACGTTGGAGGTGCTCCCGACGCACGATCCGGCCAGAGTCGGCGTGCTGACGGGACCCAATCTCGCCAACGAGATCATGCAGGGCCAGCCTGCCGCCACCGTCATCGCCATGGAGGATCTAGAGGTCGCCGGCCTGCTACAGCAGGCGTTCATGGATCCGACCTTTCGGGTCTATACGAATAGAGACGTGGTCGGATGCGAGACGGCGGGCGCACTCAAGAATGTGATGGCGATCGCGGCAGGCATGGCGCGCGGGCTCGGACTCGGTGACAACACCCTGGCCGCCCTCATCACTCGCGCCATCGCCGAGCTCACCCGTCTCGGCGAGACACTCGGCGGTGAGCCGGCCACGTTCGCCGGCCTGGCAGGAGTAGGCGACCTGATCGCCACCTGCATGAGTTCCCAGAGCAGAAATCATCGGGTGGGTGTTGAGCTTGCCAGAGGTCGCTCGCTGGATCAGATCATCGAGGACATGCGGATGGTCGCCGAAGGGGTCAAGACGACCAGAGCCGTGCTCGATCTCGGAGCGAAGGTGGGAGTCGAAACGCCCATCGCCGAACAGGTCGGCCGGGTCCTGTACGACGGGGTACATCCACGCGAAGCAGTGCTGGCGCTCATGACCCGGCAGGCAAAACGCGAGGTCTGACCCTCAAGCCATTGCGGCTGCCGCACGCAAATCGCGATAGAGCAGTCGGGGATCGCCCAATCTCCTCCGCAGCTCTCGTTCGAGGCCGGCAATCGGATATAGATTCTGAGGTGCTCTGGGGTCCTTGTGACCGTGGGATGCAAAGCGCGGCAGGGAGGAGCTGACCAGGTCGGCCAGTGCGGCTGCCGCGGCCGGAGATTGGTCGGCCGAGGTCTCGAGCCGCACAACGGACGCCAGAGGATGCCCTGCGGGTCCTGGTAGACGGAGATACCACATGAAGCGCGACCACGAGGTGGTCGACAAGAAGATGGGAGTCCGCTGCCCGGCGTCCAGCGATCCGAGGATGGGGCGCACGGCCGGCGGCAGGTAGTGGACATGATGGGTCTTGATGTACCCAACGGACGACGGAACGTGCCGTCCCGCTCGCAGTGGACCATCCGCCACGACCAGGTCGGCCCCCTCGTGTTTGGTGACCACGGCGTTCTCGAGTTCACCCATCCGTTGCTGCAATGCCAGCCAGAGGGCCTCGGGAGTCTCCCCCGCCGCGGAGCGGGCCGCATAGGTCGTGTGCACCGTCGCAATGTCCTCCGCCCGTCCGGCCGAACTGAATAGCCCTCGCTCGACGACCGCTTCCACGACCTCGGCGCTCCCGTCCGCTCTGACGGCTCCGGCTGCGTACGACGCACATATGCCGAGCGTCGCCGTCCCTTCGGGTTCGGCGATCCAGACGTTGGCATCGATCCGCCGAACGCCGTCGACGAAGAGCACCGATTCGGCCGCTCTCCCGGATGGTTGGATCGGCGCCCAGTCGGCTGCCGGTACCTCGACATCGAGGGAGGGAGGGGCGGTCGTCTCGTCCATATCCGCGCTGACAGCCACCCCGTAGTCCGGCGCCCACGGCTCGATCGAGAAGTTCATCCGTCCGTCCTTTCGACCGTGGCTCCGGCCGGGCCCTTGCGAACCTCGAATCTGACCGGCACCTGTTCGGCGAGGTCTTTCACGTGAGTGATCAATCCGATTGTGCGACCGTCGGACCCGAGTTCATGGATCACTGCGGCGACGACGTCGAGAGACTCCGAGTCCAGGGATCCGAATCCTTCGTCGAGGAACATCGACTCGAGCCGGGCCACCCCATGCACCGACATCGAAGCCAGTTGCTCTGCGAGTGCCAGGGCCAGCGCCAGCGAGACGAGGAAGGTCTCACCGCCCGACAGAGTCTTGACCGAGCGTCGCTCATCGGCGTTGCGATGGTCGATGATGCGAAAGTCGCGTTTCTCGAGTTCGAGCGAGAACGCACCACCGGATAGATCGTCGAGGCGTTGATTCGCACCATCGACGAGAGCTTCGAGCGCTTCGGCCATCAGCCAGCCCTCGAATCCGCCGGCGGCCAGGTGCTGGGCCAGCGTCTTCGCAACCACAGACTGCTCCTGATGGCGATCTCGTTCCCCGGCGAGTTTGCCTGCCTTGGATCTTGCTTGAGCTATCCGCTCGACCTCCTGTGCAGCAACGGCCACCGCTTCGACACAGACGTCGCGGAGTCTCTGACCCCTTTGACCGTCGAAGTCCAGGTCCAGTCCCCGCAACTTCTCGATCACCAGTCGCTCCTGTTGATCGATCCTGTCTCTGGCTTCGATCGCCACCCGCTCGAGATCCTTCGCCGACTGCACACGGGATCGAGCCGTCTCGGCCGCCCATTCGACCAGGGTGGTCCAATCCTCTTCGAGATGCTTCCGTTCGGCGACGGGAGGCACAAGGGCCGCCAGGCTGTCGCGCGTGATATCGAAATCCCGCCGTGCCGTTTCGATCGTCTGACCAACTCCCCGCTCCTGAGCCCGGGCCGATTCGACGCTCCTGCGAGCCTCCTGCTCCACCTCGATGGCGCTCCGAAGGCGCAAGTCCAGATCCCGCCGAGCCGCCATCAGGCGTTCACTGTCGGACGCCTCCGGCCGACCGGCCAGAGATTCGCGGAGCTCGGCGACCCGCCGCTGCGCCTCCACACGGCGCGATGCGGCCGAAGCCAGCTTCTCCCCGCTCTCCACAGCTGCTGCTGCCGCAGCCGTACTCCGCTCGCGGAGCTGCTGCACGAGAGCTTCCGCCTCGGTCAACTCGTCTGGAGTTGACTCGTCGTCTGGAAGCTCGTCAACGGTCCGGCGGCACACCGGACACGGCGCGCCCACTTCGAGATGCTCAGCCAGGCTGTGAGCCGCGTGCCTGCGGCGCACCTCCTCGAGTCGGTCGAGCGCCGTGGCGAGCGCGGCATCGGAAGCGCCGGAAGCAGCTTTCGCCTGCTCGGCGGCGACACCGGCGGCCTTCTCCTGCTCGGAAGCGGCGGCCTCGGCCTCGATTTCTCCGGCGAGCCGGGCGTGCAGATCGAGGACTCGTGCGAGCACGGCGAGGTCCGGGATCTCCCCCGACTCCTTCTCCAACTCGATGCGCCGTCTTTCGGCGTCCACCGCGCCGGCTTGCGCGGCCTTCAACTGTGCGGCCGCTTGCTCCACGATTTTCGTGAGGTCGGCGAGGTCGGACGGCATTTCGATCGCCCGGAGCAGAGCCGCTTCACGCCGGAATCGCTCTGCATCCCGGGTCGCATCTGCAGCTGCGGTTCGTGCCTCCTCGAGGGTCGGCTCGGCGGCATCGATCTCCTCACGGACGGCAGCCAGGCCGTCCCGCCTCGATTCCGCCGTTCTCATTGCTTCCTCGGAGGCGAACCCGAGATCCTCCAACTGAACGGACAAGAGATCGATCGTGGTATCGGCCACCTTCTGACGATCGAGAGCGAGCTTCCTGACGATCTGGATACGGCCGAGATCGAGCAGCTCGCGCAGGAGTTCCTGTTTCTTCGCCGGGGTGTCTTGCAGAAATGCGGCGAACTCCCCCTGCGGGAGCACAACACATTTCGTGAAATGATCGAAGCCGAGTCCGACCAGCGCCTCGACCGCGTGCGTGACCTCGTCGGCGCCCATCACCGATTCAGGGCCGCCTTCCAGACGGGCTTCGGCGGTGGTCGCTCCGGTCTTCGTGCGCCTCACGACGCGCGCGGCCACATAATCGATTTCGCCGACGGAGAAATCGAAGCGCACCCTCGCCTCGGTCTTCCCGAGTGAGATGATGGGCTCCACCGCCGATTTCCCGAGCCGCGGCACCACCCCGTAGAGGGCGAACAGCAACGCGTCGACCAGGCTCGACTTCCCGCTGCCGGTCGGGCCGACAAATGCAAAGAGATCTGCACCGTCGAAATCGACGACGGTCTTGGTCCTGAAGGCGGTGAACCCCTCGACCTCGAGGCGTCTAGGCCTCATAGGTCTCCTCCAGCAGAGCGTCGAACAACGCCCCGAGCCTGCCGTCGTCGAGGTTCCTGTACTCGAGATACTCCCGGAAGAGTTCGGGAGCAGCCCTGCCCAGACGGGGCGCAACCCTGGGACGAGAACGACCCTCGGCCTGCGCCGCCAGAACCACGTCGACCGCGAACGGGAACAGGTCCCGTACTTCATCGGCCAGTCCCGCTCTGGCCGGTTCATCGAGTTCTATCTTCAGATACGCATCATCGGTAGTTCCGGCGAGAGACTCGATCTGCTCGAGGGTCCCGCGCAGCCGGATGAGCCGGCGCCCGGCCGCCAGCGGGACTTCCCGCACGGTGGCGGGTAGTCCCGGCTCGGCTTCCACGACCAGGACGCCTTTGGTGTCATCGACCTCGCCGAAGTCGAGCTGCATCGGTGATCCCGAATACCAGACAGGCGCTGCAGCAGGCACCTTCTGAAGCCTGTGAAGGTGCCCGAGAGCCACGTACGACAGCGAACCGGGAAACATCTGGGCGGCGATGGCGTAGGGGAAGACGTGGGCCGTCCGTTCGCCTCCGCCCATGACTCCGCCGTGCACGGTGAGGTGGGAACAGAAGATGTTGACCTGATCGGTGTGCATTTCATCTGTGAGCTTGGCGATGATTGCGCCGAGGCGCCCGGCGTACTTGCCGTCGTGCTGGTCGGGATCGAGCGCCATGAGGTCGTCGACATTGACGATGGCTCGCTGGCTGAGGAAAGGGAGAAGCGCCACCCGCGCGTCGAGATCCGGGAAACGGACGATCCCACCCTCGTCTGCCCGTTTCGGGAGCGCGACGACGGTCACCCTTCCCAGCTCGAGAAGAGGGGCGACGGCTTCGAGCCGTCTCGGATGGTCGTGGTTTCCGGCGACGACCACCACCGGAGCCACCTTGGCCAGATTCAGCAACGCCTCGTAGACGATCCGTTCCGATTCGGCGCTGGGAGCCGATACGTCGAACAGGTCCCCTGCCACCAGGACCAGGTCCACCGCCTCGTCTGCCGCCACTTCGGCGATGCCCGCCAGCACGGCCTTGTGCTCATCGGCACGGCTTCGCCCTCTTATCGTTCGACCGACATGCCA
Coding sequences within it:
- the ychF gene encoding redox-regulated ATPase YchF, coding for MAKIGILGFPNVGKTTLFNALTGLRAPTAPHPFSTTEPNVGVAAVPDEKLERAAAVESSAKIVHAQLELLDVPALAKPGHGGGLAGQFLGRLRDVEALAVVLRAFEDPGVPDEESGVDPVAQAQELLLELALADFDVFDRRKAKIAKEATADPSKRGAADSIASATAVLEAGEALRQHKWEPDAIRAFRDLAPLTMKPAVWVINAAEDADAVSLANAVEEVVPEGDIVVVVSALLEEEAAQLDPEDRAELFEGLGLGEGALSRMVRASYSALGVQSFYTLGPKEAHAWTVRVGAKAPEAAGKIHSDLERGFIRAEIAPIDDVIEAGGWDAAKASGIVKVEGKAYTMSEGDVVLVRFSV
- a CDS encoding NAD(P)H-dependent glycerol-3-phosphate dehydrogenase; the encoded protein is MNMAVIGAGSWGTTVAALAARRQPVTLWARRPELADAINHGENPDYLAGFRLPYGLRASTDLEHAVSAVEVIVMAVPSHGYRAVMSDLASFVDDDTPILSLTKGIEQESLKRMSEVTLEVLPTHDPARVGVLTGPNLANEIMQGQPAATVIAMEDLEVAGLLQQAFMDPTFRVYTNRDVVGCETAGALKNVMAIAAGMARGLGLGDNTLAALITRAIAELTRLGETLGGEPATFAGLAGVGDLIATCMSSQSRNHRVGVELARGRSLDQIIEDMRMVAEGVKTTRAVLDLGAKVGVETPIAEQVGRVLYDGVHPREAVLALMTRQAKREV
- a CDS encoding SMC family ATPase yields the protein MRPRRLEVEGFTAFRTKTVVDFDGADLFAFVGPTGSGKSSLVDALLFALYGVVPRLGKSAVEPIISLGKTEARVRFDFSVGEIDYVAARVVRRTKTGATTAEARLEGGPESVMGADEVTHAVEALVGLGFDHFTKCVVLPQGEFAAFLQDTPAKKQELLRELLDLGRIQIVRKLALDRQKVADTTIDLLSVQLEDLGFASEEAMRTAESRRDGLAAVREEIDAAEPTLEEARTAAADATRDAERFRREAALLRAIEMPSDLADLTKIVEQAAAQLKAAQAGAVDAERRRIELEKESGEIPDLAVLARVLDLHARLAGEIEAEAAASEQEKAAGVAAEQAKAASGASDAALATALDRLEEVRRRHAAHSLAEHLEVGAPCPVCRRTVDELPDDESTPDELTEAEALVQQLRERSTAAAAAAVESGEKLASAASRRVEAQRRVAELRESLAGRPEASDSERLMAARRDLDLRLRSAIEVEQEARRSVESARAQERGVGQTIETARRDFDITRDSLAALVPPVAERKHLEEDWTTLVEWAAETARSRVQSAKDLERVAIEARDRIDQQERLVIEKLRGLDLDFDGQRGQRLRDVCVEAVAVAAQEVERIAQARSKAGKLAGERDRHQEQSVVAKTLAQHLAAGGFEGWLMAEALEALVDGANQRLDDLSGGAFSLELEKRDFRIIDHRNADERRSVKTLSGGETFLVSLALALALAEQLASMSVHGVARLESMFLDEGFGSLDSESLDVVAAVIHELGSDGRTIGLITHVKDLAEQVPVRFEVRKGPAGATVERTDG
- a CDS encoding exonuclease SbcCD subunit D is translated as MKFLHTSDWHVGRTIRGRSRADEHKAVLAGIAEVAADEAVDLVLVAGDLFDVSAPSAESERIVYEALLNLAKVAPVVVVAGNHDHPRRLEAVAPLLELGRVTVVALPKRADEGGIVRFPDLDARVALLPFLSQRAIVNVDDLMALDPDQHDGKYAGRLGAIIAKLTDEMHTDQVNIFCSHLTVHGGVMGGGERTAHVFPYAIAAQMFPGSLSYVALGHLHRLQKVPAAAPVWYSGSPMQLDFGEVDDTKGVLVVEAEPGLPATVREVPLAAGRRLIRLRGTLEQIESLAGTTDDAYLKIELDEPARAGLADEVRDLFPFAVDVVLAAQAEGRSRPRVAPRLGRAAPELFREYLEYRNLDDGRLGALFDALLEETYEA